From one Prochlorococcus marinus str. MIT 0912 genomic stretch:
- the argC gene encoding N-acetyl-gamma-glutamyl-phosphate reductase, whose amino-acid sequence MAISTSKPARIAIIGASGYGGLQLVKLINEHPIFEISTLNGDRSVGKSWNEINPFMKLLGDKEITKSNIDEIAQDSDYAILSLPNGLSSQLTPFLLEKGIKVLDLSADYRFKSLDKWKEVYSKEAAKYQRYDYELCEEAIYGFSEEFSNEISKSRLIACPGCYPTSSLSVLIPFLKQGLIESEGIIIDAKSGTSGGGRNPSEQLLLSECSESIKPYGVIGHRHRAEIERIASYFAGHEVNLQFTPHLVPMVRGILTTVYARLRDPGLTAEDCKIVIEAFYKNQPFIDILPIGTYPATKWVKNTNKVMISVEVDKRNGRIVLMSVIDNLLKGQAGQAIQNLNIMHGLKSDIGLPKITYYP is encoded by the coding sequence ATGGCAATTAGTACGTCGAAACCAGCGAGGATCGCAATTATTGGAGCATCGGGATATGGAGGGCTTCAACTGGTTAAGTTGATTAATGAACATCCAATTTTTGAAATTTCAACTTTAAATGGAGATAGATCAGTTGGTAAAAGCTGGAATGAAATAAATCCTTTTATGAAACTTTTGGGTGATAAAGAGATAACTAAAAGCAATATTGATGAAATCGCTCAAGATTCTGATTATGCAATATTGAGTCTGCCAAACGGTTTGTCATCACAATTAACCCCTTTCTTATTAGAAAAAGGTATTAAAGTACTAGATTTATCAGCTGATTATAGATTTAAATCATTAGATAAATGGAAGGAAGTCTATTCAAAAGAAGCTGCAAAATATCAAAGATATGACTATGAATTATGCGAAGAGGCTATATATGGTTTTTCAGAGGAATTTAGTAATGAAATCTCAAAGTCTAGATTAATTGCTTGTCCAGGTTGCTACCCAACATCATCTCTTAGTGTCCTTATTCCATTTTTAAAACAAGGATTAATTGAAAGTGAGGGAATTATTATTGATGCAAAATCTGGTACATCTGGTGGTGGAAGAAATCCAAGTGAACAACTTTTACTGTCTGAATGCTCTGAATCAATTAAACCTTATGGAGTAATTGGTCATAGGCATAGGGCAGAGATAGAGAGAATTGCTAGCTATTTCGCTGGTCATGAAGTCAACTTGCAATTTACGCCTCATTTGGTTCCAATGGTTAGAGGCATTTTAACTACAGTTTATGCTCGTTTAAGAGATCCTGGATTAACAGCAGAAGACTGCAAAATTGTAATTGAAGCTTTTTATAAGAATCAACCATTTATTGATATTTTGCCTATAGGAACTTATCCGGCTACTAAATGGGTTAAAAATACTAATAAAGTTATGATTTCAGTTGAAGTTGATAAACGTAATGGAAGAATAGTACTAATGAGTGTTATTGATAATCTTCTCAAAGGTCAAGCAGGACAGGCTATACAAAATTTAAATATTATGCACGGACTTAAATCAGATATTGGTCTTCCTAAAATTACTTATTATCCTTGA
- a CDS encoding DnaJ domain-containing protein: MTTTVDPNYWSLLGVSPECDSDELKSAFRREARKWHPDLNKNDVNAEERFKLINEAYAILSDPKKRGEWEKQNYINKDIFENRFPSYEEYLEVVLGIRTNLNNEVDEVDEVDEVDDKFSERSEDEYENYDRSNYNEYIPTTSEPSPPPTLIYEDQESIVEISPDQALYGSSVEIQLQNGTLVEVLTPPFAGDGWRLRIEGAAIGCRDHFVQLKVQTDDGLRIDGLRVLYRLELFPHDALLGCAVDIPTLNGSVTLQVPPNSSTGRLLRLRGRGLEYEEYRGDQIVEIIIVLPDNLSDSEIALYQRLNEISMENY, translated from the coding sequence ATGACTACTACCGTTGATCCTAATTATTGGTCTCTCTTAGGAGTCTCTCCAGAATGTGATTCTGATGAACTTAAATCTGCTTTTAGGAGAGAAGCTAGAAAGTGGCATCCTGACTTAAATAAAAATGATGTAAATGCTGAGGAAAGATTTAAGTTAATCAATGAAGCCTACGCGATTCTTAGCGATCCAAAAAAAAGAGGAGAATGGGAAAAACAAAATTATATAAATAAAGATATCTTTGAAAATAGATTTCCTAGCTATGAGGAATATTTAGAAGTTGTATTAGGTATAAGAACGAATTTAAATAATGAAGTTGATGAAGTTGATGAAGTTGATGAAGTTGATGATAAGTTTTCAGAACGATCTGAAGACGAATATGAAAACTATGATCGATCTAATTATAATGAATATATTCCTACAACAAGTGAACCATCACCACCACCAACTTTAATTTATGAAGATCAAGAATCTATTGTCGAGATCTCACCAGATCAAGCTCTTTATGGTTCTTCAGTTGAAATTCAATTGCAAAATGGCACTCTTGTAGAAGTTTTAACTCCGCCTTTTGCTGGTGATGGATGGAGATTACGAATAGAAGGTGCAGCAATTGGTTGTCGAGATCATTTTGTTCAATTAAAAGTTCAAACGGATGATGGCTTAAGAATTGACGGCTTAAGAGTTTTGTATCGTCTTGAATTATTTCCACATGATGCTTTATTAGGATGTGCTGTAGATATTCCAACTCTTAATGGATCGGTAACATTACAAGTGCCTCCGAATTCATCAACAGGGAGATTGTTAAGACTTAGAGGACGTGGATTGGAATATGAAGAATATCGTGGTGATCAAATTGTTGAAATAATTATTGTGTTACCGGATAATTTAAGTGATTCTGAGATTGCATTATATCAACGTCTAAATGAAATTTCTATGGAGAATTATTAG
- a CDS encoding DUF3110 domain-containing protein yields MLVHVLLYEAGTESEGIHSLELKGSTVILMFEDRDDAERYCGLLEAQDFPTPSVEELTRIDIETFCVEAGYEARYVEKGFIPSTDEERLMISPPLSNLEVGNWHNQDNINDQKTSSNEQLDDIKKRLENLL; encoded by the coding sequence ATGTTAGTTCATGTCCTTTTATATGAAGCTGGGACTGAAAGTGAAGGTATACATTCACTTGAACTTAAGGGCTCAACAGTAATCCTTATGTTTGAAGATAGGGACGATGCTGAAAGATATTGTGGCCTTTTAGAAGCTCAAGACTTTCCAACTCCATCCGTTGAGGAGTTGACGAGGATAGATATTGAAACTTTTTGTGTTGAAGCTGGTTATGAGGCCCGTTATGTCGAAAAGGGTTTTATTCCAAGTACGGATGAAGAACGCCTTATGATTTCTCCACCCCTTTCAAATTTAGAAGTAGGAAATTGGCATAATCAAGATAATATTAATGATCAGAAAACCTCCTCAAATGAGCAACTTGATGATATAAAAAAACGTTTAGAAAATCTTTTATGA
- the purN gene encoding phosphoribosylglycinamide formyltransferase produces MKQDNKEYMKYNLSYDLNEQSLISPLDSISPLFEPKIRLGILASGNGSNFEYIIKSIQTKQLYAEISILIVNNPNCLAIKKAIKYKIPYVIINHRDCKSRFEHDMLVMKKLEDFSVELVVMAGWMRIVGEEIINKFENRLINIHPSLLPSFKGVDAIQQAIDKRVTITGCTVHYVQKEVDSGLIIIQAAVPINENDNKETLKKRIQNMEHIILPLAIAKVAKNLRTKFKDNK; encoded by the coding sequence ATGAAACAAGATAATAAAGAATATATGAAGTACAATTTATCTTATGATTTAAATGAACAGAGCCTAATTAGCCCATTAGATTCAATAAGCCCTTTATTCGAACCAAAAATAAGATTAGGTATACTTGCTTCTGGTAATGGCTCAAATTTCGAATACATCATTAAGTCCATTCAAACTAAACAACTTTATGCAGAAATTTCTATACTAATTGTCAATAATCCTAATTGTTTAGCAATAAAAAAGGCAATCAAGTACAAAATACCTTATGTAATTATTAATCATAGAGATTGTAAATCGAGATTTGAACACGACATGCTGGTGATGAAAAAACTAGAGGATTTTTCGGTAGAACTAGTAGTTATGGCTGGATGGATGAGAATTGTCGGAGAAGAAATAATTAATAAATTTGAAAACCGTCTGATTAATATACATCCATCACTTTTACCTTCTTTTAAAGGCGTTGATGCAATACAGCAGGCAATAGATAAAAGGGTAACTATTACAGGATGTACAGTTCACTATGTTCAAAAAGAAGTTGATTCCGGCTTAATAATTATTCAAGCTGCAGTACCTATTAATGAAAATGATAATAAAGAGACTTTAAAAAAAAGAATTCAAAACATGGAACATATAATATTACCTTTAGCGATAGCAAAGGTAGCTAAGAATTTAAGAACTAAATTCAAGGATAATAAGTAA
- the ribBA gene encoding bifunctional 3,4-dihydroxy-2-butanone-4-phosphate synthase/GTP cyclohydrolase II, whose amino-acid sequence MKSEDCYEIEFDDIADALAAIRNGECVVVVDDEKRENEGDLICAAQFATPQQINFMATEARGLICLAMQGERLDKLDLPLMVDRNTDSNQTAFTVSIDAGPEFGVSTGISAEDRAKTIQVALNSQTKPIDLRRPGHIFPLRAKIGGVLKRAGHTEAAVDLSLLAGLSPAGVICEIQNSDGSMARLPELKKYAKERNLKLISIADLIHYRLENERFVYRQAIAKLPSLFGDFKAIGYKNELDGSEHVAIIKGDPDNLKEPVLVRMHSECLTGDAFGSLRCDCRPQLEAALSRISEEGEGVVVYLRQEGRGIGLVNKLKAYKLQDGGLDTVEANEKLGFPADLRNYGVGAQILTDLGINRLKLLTNNPRKIAGLGGYGLQVESRVPLVICPGDHNAAYLEVKREKLGHLIGNNIQTHLTNERQNIVVYWDGKVKNSELKHFQDKAKKWSENHFLNISIQNAQRLIALCENPLFIWNVRHRDIKTHLEGNLIDKRLLESLLKELSNWNNTERIGIIKTDNYERLLHPSQDILIEEKKISELLNFENSPLFDWDLKDKNCAIEWN is encoded by the coding sequence TTGAAATCAGAAGATTGTTATGAAATTGAATTTGATGATATAGCGGATGCTCTTGCTGCTATTAGGAACGGTGAATGTGTTGTTGTAGTTGATGATGAAAAAAGAGAAAACGAAGGAGATTTAATCTGTGCGGCTCAATTTGCTACGCCTCAACAAATAAATTTCATGGCTACTGAAGCTAGGGGGTTGATTTGTCTGGCAATGCAGGGAGAACGATTAGACAAATTAGATCTACCTTTAATGGTCGACAGAAATACTGATTCAAACCAAACAGCATTCACTGTAAGCATCGATGCAGGTCCTGAATTTGGTGTATCAACAGGTATATCGGCTGAGGATAGAGCTAAAACAATTCAAGTTGCTCTTAATAGTCAAACAAAACCAATAGATTTGAGAAGACCAGGTCATATTTTTCCTTTAAGAGCAAAAATAGGTGGAGTATTAAAAAGAGCTGGACATACAGAAGCAGCAGTAGATTTATCTTTGTTAGCGGGACTATCTCCTGCAGGCGTTATCTGTGAAATCCAAAATTCAGATGGTTCAATGGCCAGACTGCCTGAATTAAAAAAATATGCTAAGGAAAGAAATTTAAAATTGATAAGTATCGCAGATTTAATTCATTACAGACTTGAAAATGAGAGGTTTGTTTACAGACAAGCAATTGCAAAGTTGCCTAGCCTATTTGGTGATTTCAAGGCAATTGGTTATAAGAACGAATTGGATGGATCAGAACATGTCGCGATAATAAAAGGGGATCCAGATAATTTAAAAGAGCCTGTATTGGTGCGAATGCACTCAGAATGTCTTACTGGAGATGCATTCGGATCATTAAGATGTGATTGCAGACCTCAATTAGAGGCGGCCTTATCAAGAATTTCTGAAGAAGGTGAAGGAGTTGTTGTATATCTAAGGCAGGAAGGAAGAGGTATTGGTTTAGTTAACAAATTAAAAGCCTATAAACTCCAAGATGGAGGGTTAGATACGGTTGAAGCTAATGAGAAGTTGGGTTTTCCTGCAGACCTAAGAAATTATGGAGTAGGTGCACAAATTTTGACAGATTTAGGAATAAATAGACTGAAGTTATTAACCAATAATCCAAGAAAAATAGCAGGTCTTGGTGGATATGGACTTCAAGTTGAATCTAGAGTTCCATTAGTGATTTGCCCTGGGGATCATAATGCAGCTTATCTAGAAGTGAAAAGAGAAAAACTTGGACACTTAATTGGTAATAATATTCAGACACATTTAACCAATGAAAGACAAAACATTGTTGTCTATTGGGATGGTAAAGTTAAAAATAGCGAATTAAAGCATTTTCAAGATAAAGCTAAAAAATGGTCAGAAAATCATTTTTTAAATATTTCTATTCAAAATGCACAAAGGTTGATTGCTCTATGTGAAAACCCTTTATTTATATGGAATGTTAGACACAGAGATATTAAAACTCATTTAGAAGGTAACTTAATAGATAAAAGATTACTTGAATCTCTTCTCAAAGAACTGAGTAATTGGAATAATACAGAAAGAATTGGAATAATTAAAACAGATAATTATGAAAGACTTTTACATCCTTCTCAAGATATATTAATTGAAGAGAAAAAAATTAGCGAACTTTTAAACTTTGAAAATTCGCCATTATTTGATTGGGATTTGAAAGATAAAAACTGTGCTATTGAATGGAATTAA
- a CDS encoding glucose-6-phosphate isomerase, with the protein MAITNIFQMNNNDKWIRYCDLLFSDDSLGFWLDISRMDVEKSDFEKFKDIYSNAFDSVESLENGSIANIDEGRQVGHYWLRNPKIAPTQEISDSITKEIQDISKFGASILNGEITNSVGKKYTDVFWIGIGGSGLGPLLIKESFKRESIGLNLHFLDNVDPEGISHKLNSILPTIETTLFVVVSKSGGTPEPLIGMEQAMKFVQDNNQNWSSRAIAITSKGSKLDVLAANENWLDIFDLPDWVGGRTSITGAVGLLPAALIGADINKFLDGASQMDVLTREKDIKNNPAALLSLAWYKSGKGKGLRDMVVLPYRDRLEVFSRYLQQLVMESLGKKLDRDGNQVNQGIAVYGNKGSTDQHAYVQQLRDGVDNFFVNFIEILHDPSEIVEVKNKRPGDYLSGFLQGTRSALTEGGRQNLTITFKSFDESSLGALIALFERAVSLYAELINVNSYNQPGVEAGKKAATNIINLQKEIEELLEDGKERTLSQINDALSTDSTESIYLILRKLSENSERYSMNGNQSNPDQLIITKN; encoded by the coding sequence ATGGCAATAACTAACATCTTCCAGATGAATAACAACGATAAATGGATAAGGTACTGCGACCTTTTATTTAGCGATGATTCATTAGGTTTTTGGCTAGATATAAGCAGAATGGATGTCGAGAAGAGCGATTTTGAAAAATTTAAGGACATTTATTCCAACGCTTTTGATTCTGTAGAAAGTCTAGAGAATGGATCCATAGCAAATATTGATGAAGGTAGGCAAGTTGGACATTACTGGCTTCGAAATCCGAAGATTGCTCCAACTCAAGAAATTTCAGACTCTATCACCAAAGAAATTCAAGACATTTCAAAGTTTGGGGCATCAATATTAAATGGTGAAATAACTAACAGCGTTGGGAAAAAATATACAGATGTTTTTTGGATAGGTATAGGTGGTAGTGGTTTAGGTCCCTTACTTATTAAAGAGTCCTTTAAGAGAGAGTCAATAGGATTGAATCTACATTTTCTAGACAATGTAGATCCCGAGGGCATTTCACATAAATTAAATTCCATTCTTCCTACTATTGAAACTACATTGTTTGTAGTTGTTAGTAAATCAGGTGGCACTCCGGAACCTTTGATAGGAATGGAGCAAGCCATGAAGTTTGTCCAAGATAACAACCAGAATTGGTCATCTCGAGCTATAGCAATTACATCAAAAGGGAGTAAGTTAGATGTCTTAGCCGCTAACGAAAATTGGTTAGATATTTTTGATTTACCTGATTGGGTTGGTGGAAGGACAAGTATTACTGGTGCTGTTGGATTATTACCTGCCGCTCTAATTGGCGCTGACATAAACAAGTTTTTAGATGGAGCATCTCAAATGGATGTTTTAACAAGAGAAAAAGACATTAAAAATAATCCAGCAGCACTTTTATCCTTAGCTTGGTACAAATCAGGAAAAGGAAAAGGGTTAAGAGATATGGTTGTACTTCCTTATAGAGACAGATTAGAAGTTTTTAGTAGATATCTTCAACAACTTGTGATGGAATCCTTAGGCAAGAAGTTAGATAGAGATGGAAATCAAGTTAATCAAGGTATCGCAGTTTATGGAAATAAAGGTTCTACCGATCAGCATGCATATGTGCAGCAATTAAGAGATGGTGTTGACAATTTCTTTGTTAATTTTATTGAGATTCTTCACGATCCATCTGAAATAGTAGAAGTAAAAAATAAACGACCAGGAGACTATTTATCAGGCTTTCTTCAAGGAACTCGATCAGCATTGACTGAAGGTGGAAGACAGAATTTGACAATCACATTTAAATCATTTGATGAATCAAGTCTTGGGGCTTTAATTGCTTTATTTGAGCGAGCAGTAAGTCTATATGCAGAATTGATTAATGTTAATTCTTACAATCAACCCGGTGTTGAAGCTGGGAAAAAAGCAGCTACAAACATTATTAATCTCCAAAAAGAAATTGAAGAACTGTTGGAGGATGGAAAGGAAAGAACTTTAAGTCAAATTAATGATGCATTGTCTACTGACTCAACTGAGTCAATTTATTTAATTCTGAGAAAACTTTCAGAAAATTCTGAACGTTATTCTATGAATGGAAATCAATCAAATCCAGATCAATTAATTATTACGAAAAATTGA
- the murQ gene encoding N-acetylmuramic acid 6-phosphate etherase, with product MINFNINLNRNKYRILTEQINTTSNELDIKSTYEIVNIFSEADKEPQKAVEKAIPEIVNAIDEITTRLKSNGRLFYIGTGTSGRLGVLDASECPPTFCTNPDLVQGIIAGGVTSLTRSSESLEDLPEIAIDDLKNKNFSNRDVLIGITSSGNTPYVLGALNYSKSINALTISISSVPECDSTLDNHIDIRLITGPEILAGSTRLKAGTATKMALNIISTSVMIKLGKVYGNRMIDLSVSNDKLMDRAIGILSDLGSVDKETAVQLLKNTNGSVKLSLLMALSGMDVFKAKQLLNNSKGNLRTALNKVKDC from the coding sequence ATGATTAATTTCAATATTAACTTAAATAGAAATAAATATCGAATACTAACTGAGCAGATTAATACTACATCAAATGAATTAGATATAAAATCAACTTATGAAATAGTCAATATTTTTTCTGAAGCTGATAAAGAACCTCAAAAGGCTGTTGAGAAAGCTATTCCAGAAATAGTTAATGCTATTGATGAAATTACTACTAGACTTAAATCAAATGGAAGATTGTTTTATATTGGTACTGGTACATCAGGAAGATTAGGTGTACTTGATGCATCAGAATGCCCTCCAACTTTTTGCACAAATCCAGATTTGGTGCAAGGAATAATTGCTGGTGGCGTAACTTCACTTACAAGAAGTTCTGAATCTCTAGAGGATTTACCAGAGATTGCTATTGATGATCTTAAAAATAAAAATTTCTCAAACAGAGACGTTTTAATAGGTATAACCTCTAGTGGAAATACTCCCTATGTTTTAGGGGCATTAAACTATTCCAAAAGTATAAATGCGCTAACTATTTCTATTTCATCAGTTCCAGAATGTGATTCAACTTTAGATAATCATATAGATATTAGGCTTATCACAGGACCAGAGATTCTTGCAGGTTCAACAAGATTAAAAGCTGGAACTGCTACAAAGATGGCTTTAAATATAATTTCTACATCTGTAATGATTAAATTAGGTAAGGTTTATGGCAATAGAATGATTGATTTATCAGTAAGCAACGATAAATTAATGGACAGAGCAATTGGTATTTTATCTGATCTTGGTTCAGTTGATAAAGAAACTGCTGTTCAACTTCTTAAGAATACAAATGGATCGGTTAAATTATCATTGTTAATGGCTTTGTCTGGCATGGATGTTTTTAAGGCTAAGCAATTACTTAATAATTCAAAGGGTAATTTAAGAACAGCACTTAATAAAGTTAAAGATTGTTGA
- a CDS encoding peptidylprolyl isomerase — protein MSKVLMNTDKGQLTIDLFDNDAPKTVENFLKLVKEGFYDGLSFHRVISGFMAQGGCPNTREGSRGMPGTGGPGYSINCEINSNKHVAGSLSMAHAGKDTGGSQFFLVHSPQPHLDGVHTVFGKTDDMEILLSITNGTKINSVNLIK, from the coding sequence ATGTCTAAAGTATTGATGAACACAGATAAAGGCCAATTGACTATTGACCTGTTTGATAATGATGCACCAAAAACAGTAGAAAACTTTTTGAAGCTTGTTAAAGAAGGTTTTTACGATGGCCTTTCTTTCCATAGAGTAATAAGCGGTTTTATGGCTCAAGGTGGATGTCCTAATACAAGAGAGGGATCAAGAGGAATGCCTGGAACTGGGGGGCCTGGATATTCCATTAATTGTGAAATTAATTCAAACAAACATGTTGCTGGTTCTCTCTCAATGGCCCACGCAGGCAAGGATACTGGTGGCAGCCAATTCTTTTTAGTACATTCTCCGCAACCACATTTGGATGGAGTTCATACTGTCTTTGGTAAAACAGATGATATGGAAATCCTTCTATCTATAACTAATGGTACTAAAATTAATAGTGTAAATCTTATAAAATAG